The sequence below is a genomic window from Fluoribacter dumoffii NY 23.
AGCTTTATCAGGTGTTCCATTGATAAGTGTAAAGGTATTATTGAAACCGCTATCAGATAAACTGTCACCAAAAAATACAAGCTGGGTAATTTCACTAAATTTCACTGCTTGAGCGTTATTAGGCAGAATACAGAACGTAAACATACCGACCAACACCAGCAATTGGGTTTTGGCATGTAATATCATTTTTCTTATTTTTGCTAACATTCAATTATCTCCTTATAATGACTTAGCAGCTGTAACGTAAGCCCAGTGATACAATATTCTCTGTCCCTTTGTAATCGGCACTGGCCTGATTTATTTCTAAAGGTGCATCCACACCCGGTATTCCTGCATTGACCTGAGCGGTGTTTATAGATTGTTTATGAATAAAAATATGCGAATAGGCTGCGTCAACGGAAAAATGATTATTTACCAGATAGCTAAGTCCCAAATTTAACCAATACTTATCGGAGTCAGGCAATAAGGAATTACGATTTTCAGAGTCTAATGGTGACTGATCCCAGGCAAACCCGCCACGTAAGGTCAGAGAAGAGTTATAACGATAATCGGCACCTAAAGCACCAAAAAAGGAATTGTGCCATTTCATGGGAACTCTATAAACAGGCTCATACGCATCCGGGATTGAAACCAAAATATCATCCAAGTAATCCCAGAAATTCACCTGGGCCGTTGCTTTCAGAGTCCATTGTTGAATATCTCGAGCAACACCGATGGTTAAAACCCCTGGTGTTCTTAATGTATGACTCACCGAAGTTTCACTATTAAACAAAAAGGTATTTGCAGGCGACGGAACAATATCACCAATAATCGTATACTGCTCGCCGTGGCCGCTTAGTTTTGTGGAGATTTCTGACCGATAGCTCACGCCAATGCGCGTCATTGAATCCATTTGATACAAGGCACCAACGGTATAGCCATAACCCCAGCCATCACTCTTCAAATAAGTTGGTTCTGTTGCTGCAATCAATTCATCAATGGGAGGAATCCCCGTATTAATTCCATTAAAGTGGGAGAAAATAGTTTTTAAATACTGAGCTTGAAAACCCGCTCCCAACGATAATTTTTCATGAATTTGGTAAGATAGTGAGGGGTTAATGTCAACAGAGTTAATCTCGGTTTTTACTGACGCATAGCGTAACACTGAATCTTCAGAGTATTTATTATATAAATAGAATGGCTCAACTACGGCTAATCCCACAGTCAACTTATCGATGGGGGTACGCCATCCCATATAACCTTGAGGAATGAATACTGCATTACTGATGTTGTGTTCTGCGGGGTCTCCTTGCACAGAGCCCACAATAGCTGAGGGCGGCATGCCGGGAACAAAAAAAGTATGGGTAGCCATTCCATCATACATGCTTATTTCAGGGATAAATTCACTGGCGGCGACATATATTTGGTTTTGCTGTAATGCAGATAATGTGGCCGGATTGTTAAATAAGGCCGAGACATCATTAGCAGCAGCTGCAGAGCCGGCCATCGCAGAACCTTGCAAACTGGGACTGGTTTCATTTAACTGAAAGCCTCCCGCATATACGGGTAAAGCAACAATAAACTGAGACATCACAACAGCAACTGCAAACTCCTTGCTTAATAAACGTGAATCACTCACCTTGGACTCCTTTCTTCTTTTCAGTGCAGTTCATTTTAAAAAACCCGCACTTACCTTGTCAGATTTATGAGAAAAGTTCAAATTTATTTTAACTTTTTCTTTTAAAAATTAGGCATTTACGCCGACTTAAGCAGCATACTTCGCAATTAAGCCAGGAGGGGCGTTTTAGAGGTCCTGAAAAAAAGAAAACCATGATTAGCAAGGTTTCAGAGAAGCTACCGCTATACTCCTTTGACTTAGGGGAATAATCTTGTCTTTAAAGCAGATTGCCCCCTGCCTTTAAGCCGGTTAAGATAGAGGTAATTAAACAATCTAAGGAATGGATTGATGCGTGATTTTTTTCAAACTCCCCCGAAATTGGGTAATCAATATGAAGAAGATCGGGTACTTAAGTCTTATCTGGAATGGAAACTTCCTTCTTCCATGTTGAACGAAATTCAACCTGAATTGCATCATCTGGGTCAACGCGTTATCGAAGACATCCTTAAATTGGGCCAAGAGGCTGAAGCTTGTCCGCCTCGACATATACCTTATGATCCCTGGGGAAAGCGCATTGACCATATCCAAGTATCCCCAGCATGGAAGGAACTCGATAAAATCTCCGCGCAAGAGAAACTAATCGCTATAGGGTATGAACGTAAGCACGGTGCTTTCTCCCGTATACATCAATTTGCCAAATTGTATCTGTTCCATCCCTCATCAGCAATTTATACATGTCCTCTCGCCATGACCGATGGGGCTGCACGTGCATTGGAACTTCACGCTGATGAATCATTAAAGAAACATGCACTTCCTCATCTAATTTCTTCAGATCCCAATTTCTTCTGGACCTCGGGCCAATGGATGACTGAACGTACAGGCGGCTCCGATGTCAGTGGAACCTCCACAATTGCAAGACCAGAAAATTCACATTTTCGTCTTAGCGGCGTTAAATGGTTTACTTCTGCCACAACCTCACAAATCGCTATGACCCTTGCCCGTATTGAAGGAGCCCCTGAAGGCAGTAAAGGATTGAGTTTGTTTTATCTGGAACTGCGGAATCAAATGGGTAAATTAAACGGAATCCGTATCAATCGACTAAAAGAAAAGCTAGGAACTCGTGCCCTGCCTACTGCGGAATTGACCCTGGAAAATGCCACTGCCCTACTCGTTGGAGAAGCCGGGGACGGGGTTAAAAAGATTTCCTCTCTATTTAATATCACGCGCATTTACAATGCCTGTTGTGCTGTCGGTTATATGCGCCGTGCCCTTGCACTGGCTCGAGATTATGCTACAAAACGTGTCGCTTTCGGGCATACGCTATCAAAGCACGTACTGCATCTGGAAACATTGGCCAACATGCAAATGGAATTTACGGCAGGATTTCATCTCGTATTCCATGCCATTGAATTATTAGGTAAGGATGAATCAGGTGAAGCAACAGAAAAAGAGCAAGGGGTGTTAAGGCTTTTAACCCCTCTTGTAAAACTTTATACAGCAAAACAAGCCATCGCCTTAGTAAGCGAAGCTCTAGAAGCCTTCGGCGGCGCGGGTTATATTGAAGATACCGGCCTGCCTCAATTATTGAGAAACGCGCAGGTTCTCTCTATATGGGAGGGGACAACCAATATTTTAAGTCTTGATGCTTTACGAGCAATGCATAAAGAAAATGCTGCGGAATTTTTTCTTGAGGACCTTTACCAACGGTTGGGCCAAATCAATCGTAAGGAACTTATTCAATCACAAGTAAAAGTAAAGGCAGCGATAAAAAAAATAAAAAACCACCTTATTTCCATGCCTGAAATGACTAACGCAGCGCAGCAAGCTGGAGCACGGCAACTTGCGTTTGCATTGGCACAAACTTACGCGGCCAGTTTGTTGTTAGAGCATGCCCAATGGTCTTTGCAAAACAATAAGGATATTCTTCCCGTTATTACCGCCAATCGCTGGTGTGAAAAAAATCTACCCGAGCTGGTTTCATTTTCCAAAAGCTACAGTAATGACTCGCAAATACTGGCTATGGATTATGATGAATTTCATGAGTAACCTATTAGAAAAGCCTGGTTGGGAAAAAAATATTCGAGCGAAAAAAAAGATAAAAACACCCTCAATTCAAATCAATGCAGATTTTTTTTAAACATTTTTTTACAGGAGAGCAGAGCGGATGCCGTGCGTTTTCGTTCATAAAAAAATCTTGCATTCTGCCCTAAAGCTCTTTATTGTTAAAATCGTCAAATTACTAATCATATGAAAATTAAGGGAATTTATGAAGAAATTAGGACTAGTAATCAGTTTCTTGTTTTTCTTAAATGATGGGTTTGCCAAAAGCCCAATTGTTGCCCCGCAACCCACTTCGTGTATTACTGGCAGCTTCAGTTCAACGGGTACAAATAGCTGGCAAACCGTTTCATTGAAGTTGACCAACAATTGCGAGCAAACGGTAGATTTTCAAAATTCAACCGTAACTTTTTCCAACGGCAGTAACCTAAATACTTCTTTTTGGGGGAACTTCTCTCCATTGTCTTATCCAGTAAATAATTTGCAAATTACCTCACAACCCCAAAGCGGGACTTATTTATCAACGCTTTCATTAGAATTTCCCACCTACCCTGGCGCAAACAGCAAACTGCCCAAGGGAAGTTCATTTACTATTATTTATGGGGAACCCAAGGCAGATTATATCGCCGATAGCGTCCAGGTTTATTTAAGCTCCCCGGCATCAACGGGAAATATCAATTTAATTAACTCTACAAGCAAACCTGCCAACATAACCCAACCTTATGCTCTGGTTAACTTGACATTGAATGGACAAACGATAAATGTACAGGTTCCCTGGGCTGGTCAACAACAGGTATCCGGACTTGCTGCGGGAACTTATACCGTTTCTCCAACTAATATTACAGACAGTAATGGAGTCGTATACCAAGGGGTAGCAAATCCGGCAAGTTTAACAGTTTCTGCAAGCACAACGGTTTCTTCCTCAATTTCCTACAGTCCAATGCAAACAACAGGAAATATAAATATTAATCTCGCTGCATTACCGGCTCAAATATCAGGTTATTCGGGCAATCCAATTGTCACTTTAACCCGCTTGGATAATCAAAGCGCAATGAATGCACAAGTGAATTGGAGTTCAATCAATGTAATCAGTCAATTAGTCAATGGCATCAGCTACACATTTACCACTCCAGTAATAACCTATAACGGGTATAAATGTACCCCTGCATTCAGCCCAACAACTGCTACCGCAGCTGTTTCTGCACCCACAGTACAACTTGCCTACAGTTGCGTTCAAGTCGCCCAAGACAGCATTCCTGTTAGTGTAACCGGAGCACCGCCTGAGCTTTCTTCCATTAATGTCTCCTTTACTCCGAGCGGAAATGGCTCCTCTGTAAATGAGACAATTCCATTAAATAATGGAGCAGGATCAGCCAATGTGAGTTTAATTGATGGCGTGGTTTACACAGTCAGCGCCACCTCAGTTAATGGTTATACAATAAGCTATTCTCCTCAGCCGCTAACTGTCTCGGCCTCCGCTGCAGAGACTATTACTTATACCCAAAGCATAAATGCCGGCGGCAGAATTATAGGTTATCTCCCTGGGTGGAATACTCCACCTACAGCTACAGCCTTGGCGAATGCTGGGTATACTCATGTCCTTGTAGCCTTCGGGGTTTTTAGTACCACAAACCCTGGCCAAATTACGTCGGCATTCGATACCGTCTCGGCAAGCTACATCCAATCATTGCATGATGCGGGCATTAAAGTGCTCCTCTCTTTGGGTGGAGCCTCATCAAGCATTGCAAACACTACAGTTAATTTCCATCAGGTATTGGCAGCAGCTTCCTCACCTGCAGCATTTGAACAAAGTTTTATTAGTTCATTAGAAAACCTGATCGCCCAATATCACTTTGATGGTTTTGATTTTGATATTGAAAGCGGTTTAAATGCAGGAGGAACATTCACTAACCCTACAGGTGATATCGCTGTTTTAGCTAACATCATCAACACAATGCATGCAAATCACCCCAATTTACTTCTTACCCTGGCGCCGCAAACAGCCAATGTTGCGGCTACTTCGGGCTTTGATGCGACGTGGGGAAATTATGCCTCCCTGGTGATGCAAACCCACCAATCTTTAGCATGGGTAGGCATTCAAATGTATAATGCGGGGTGTACCTATGGCATAGATTTAATTTGCTATGATCCTAATAATACCAATAGTCCCAATGCTTCCGTAGCAATGGCCACTGATTTACTGGAAAACTGGCCGGCAACCACAAGTTCAGGACAGCAAACCGGATTCCAGCCCTATATAAGCTATTTAACTCCCTCCCAAGTAGTTTTGGGTTATCCTGCCCCTAATGCATCGGGACAAAGTGATGGCTCCCCCGCTGCAGTTATCAGTACCATCAAACGGGCAATACAGTGTTTGCGTACGGGTGTTGCCAGTCCATCAAGTTGTGATACCTACATCCCACCACGAACTTATCCGGGATTTGGGGGTGTTTTTGACTGGGAAATCATTCATGACGAAAACAATAATTATAACTTTGCGACCAGTCTGGTAAACTGTGTCATTCAAGGCAATTGTAATTAATGTAATGGGGTGCAGCGTAGCGGACCCCAAACGAGGAATTGATTCCCTTCCAGTACCTCCATTCTGCCCGCTCTCCTCAGCGGGCTTTGTTGAACAACAGTTTGGAAATTCAACTGTATTTGTCATTTCATGCTGCAGAAATGAATATATTCTTCAACAAACCTGGCAGAGCGGAAGAGGGAATTATTTTTGACGTCATGAGAATACAGCATGGAACACTCCGAGTTAGTTTTGATAGCAATGGCATTTCTCTTAGGTATCCGCCATGGTTTTGATTTGGATCATTTGGCAACCATCGATTCGATTGCACGAATTGTCAGCGCACGTCAAACATTGGCCAAATTTACGGGATTTTTATTTTCTCTCGGACATGGTCTTGTTGTCATTTTAATCAGCTTGATTATCGGCAACAGGGTTAAACCCTTACTCGTTCCTCAATGGCTGGAAGGATTAGGAAATGGTATCTCCATCACCTTTTTATTAATTTTTGGCGTGTTAAATCTTTGGAATGTGTTCCTGACACCCTCCCGCCCCCCTCTTCCAACCAGTTTAAAAAGCTATTTAGCAAAAAAATTAAACCAGAAATCTGTAAATCCTTTCTTTATCCTGTTGATTGGAGCTCTGTTTGCTCTTTCTTTTGACACTGTAAGCCAAGTGGTTTTGTTTTCTCTTTCTGCCAAAGCTGCGTCAGGCTGGTTATTTTCAGGAATACTTGGCGTCTTTTTCATGCTTGGAATGATGCTCTCTGATGGATTAAATGGATTGTTTGTTTCAAGCTTGATCCAGCGTGCTAATTCAGTATCTCTTTTATTTTCTCGATTGGCCGGACTGATGGTTGCTGCTTTTAGTCTAATTATTGGTATGATTAATTTAATCAAAATATATAATCAAACATAATACAGGTTAAACAATGCATGAATTATGGGTGTGTAAGAGCATTCTCGAAATTATTAAACAGAAAGCGGCGGCAATACCCTGTACACGTGTAAAAAAAATTATTTTGGAAATTGGCCAACTTGCTGCAATTGAGAAAGAATCGCTAATTTTTGGTTTCAAAGTAATTACTGCAGGAACAATCGCAGAAAATGCAGAACTTCATATCATTGATATTCCAGCTGAAGCCCTCTGCGAATCGTGTCAAAAGCGAAATCCTTTGCAACAATACTACGATCCTTGTCCGAGTTGTGGAAGTCATGCATTACAGGTTATTCAAGGTGAAGAATTACAAATTAAATCTATGGTGGTTGAATAATGTGCGGAATATGTGGTTGTACTGAAGAACAAAATGAAATGCATCATCATGAGCATCATACTCATGGGTCTATGTCTCATCATGATGATGAACATCTGATTCATGTAGAGCAAAGTATATTGGCTCAAAACCAGCAATTTGCGCTCAATAACAAACAATACCTGATTAAAAAGAATATTTTGGCGTTGAATCTCATGTCCAGTCCAGGTTCAGGAAAAACCACCCTATTAGCAAAAACTATAGAGGATTTAAAAACTGAGCTGGAGAGTGCAGTATTAGTTGGTGATCAACAAACAGACTACGATGCAAAATTAATCAAAGCCAGTGGGGGTAATGCCTTACAAATCAATACAGGGAAAACCTGTCATTTGGATGCGCACAGGGTGAGTCATGCTTTGGAAAATATTCCACTTAAAGAAAACTCACTCTTGTTTATTGAAAATGTAGGCAATCTCGTTTGTCCTGCTTTATTCGATTTAGGCGAACAGTTTAAAGTGGTCATCCTCTCTGTAGCAGAGGGCGAAAATAAGCCTTTGAAATATCCTGACATGTTCCGTTGTGCTGATTTGTTACTCATTACGAAAATGGATCTCCTCCCTTATGTGAATTTTAATCTCGATAAATGTATTGAGTATGCGCGGCAAATAAAACCCACTATTGAAATCTTGACCCTTTCAGCAATGAGTGGTGATGGTTTGCTAAATTGGTATGGATGGCTAAGGCAAAAACTTCTAGATACCCGCGGGAATCCATGAAACGATTAAGGATAAACATTCAAGGGCAAGTCCAGGGTGTGGGTTTTAGACCTTGTGTTTACCGGATTGCCAGACACCTAGCGCTCACAGGATGGATTCAAAATACTAGTTCCGGGGTATTGATTGAAGCACAAGGGATTTTGGTTAATCAATTGATACCTCATGTACAAAAAAAATTGCCTCCGCTTGCCAAGATCACCCAAATTCAATCGGCAACCATCTGTTCAATCGCTAATGAAATTTCTTTTAAAATAATTGAAAGCCAAGAGGGGAAGGTCAATACCATCATTACCCCCGATGCGAGTATTTGCCCTCAATGCCTACAGGAACTTTTCGATCCTCAAAGCCGCTATTTTCGCTACCCTTTTTTGAATTGTACTCATTGTGGCCCTCGCTTCACCATTACCCGCAATCTCCCTTATGATCGCAAGCAAACTTCAATGGCTCTCTTCCCTTTATGTCCGGATTGTCAGACAGATTACAGCAATCCTGAAAACCGGCGCTACCATGCCCAACCTACCGCTTGTTTTCATTGCGGCCCGCAGCTCTCATTACCGATAGAAGAACTAGCACACTCTATTTTGCAAGGCGAAATTATTGCCTTAAAAAGCCTGGGGGGATATCAACTTATTTGTGATGCCCGCAATAAAGCTGCCGTAGCTCGGCTGCGCGCACGAAAAAACCGCGACACCAAACCTTTTGCTCTGATGGTTGCAAACAGCTTGAGCGCAGAACGGATTGTCACCATGAGCCAGCAAGAACGAGAATTATTAGAAAGTATTACCCGCCCAATTGTTTTACTCGAAAAAATAAATGAACCCGATTCATTCACTTCTGAGGTTGCTCCGGGTTTAAATACTTTAGGCATAATGCTTCCTTACACGCCGTTGCACTATTTACTTTTTAATGCTTTTGCTGGAAATAAAAATGGCGGTGCATGGTTGAATGAGCCTCAAGAGCCAATCCTAGTAGTCACCAGCGCCAATATAGGCGGCGAACCGCTGATTATCGAAGATGAGAGTGCCAAATTCTATCTTGATACCATAGCCGATAAAGTAATCTCCTATAACCGACCTATTGTTACCCGCGTGGACGATTCAGTAATGCGTATGGTGCTTCATCGCCCCATGTTTATTCGTCGTTCTCGAGGTTTTGTACCTGCTCCTATTGAACTGCCTCATGAAATTCCACCCACGCTGGCAGTAGGCGGGCATCTCAAAAATACTTTTTGTATTACGCGTGGTAATGAAGCATTTATTTCCCAACACATTGGCAGTTTGGATAATAAAGCAACAATTGAGTTCTTCCATGAATCATTGAGTCATTTGCTACGGTTTCTCGATGTAACCCCAGAGCGTATTGCCCATGACATGCACCCGGATTTTTATACAACGCGCTTTGCCATAAATTCTGGGATACCCGCTTTTGCTATACAGCATCATCATGCGCACATGGCTTCAGTAATGGCAGAGCACGGTATTAATAAAACCGCCTTGGGATTGGCGCTTGATGGCTATGGATATGGAAATCAAGGTGAAGCCTGGGGTGGTGAATTATTTTTACTTGAACAGTCAACGTATATTCGGCTTGGCTCTTTTCTTCCTCTTTTGCAACCCGGTGGAGAAATTGCAGCACGCGAACCCTGGAGAATGGCAGCAAGTGTTTTACATAGTTTAGGACAAGGTGATGAAATTGCACAACGATTTTCTGAGTATCCCCAAGCCCATGGGGTCCATCACCTTCTAAATAAAAAAATAAACTGTCCCAGCACCAGCAGTTGTGGTCGCTTGTTTGATGCAGTGAGTGCGTTACTGGGGATCCAATTGGTTTCCCACTATGAGGGGCACGCTGCAATGCGCCTGGAAAATCAGGTCACCCAGGTACAAATAATGCCAGAAGGATGGCAATTACAGGAGGGTTTTTTTGATATGATGCCTACGTTAAAATTTCTCGCCAACCGTATTGAGCCCGTAACCGGTGCGAATCTTTTCCATGGGACGCTTATTGCCGGTCTTGCAGAATGGGTTAATAAGATGTGTCGAGAAAGAGGAGTTGATGTGGTAGTATTAAGCGGAGGCTGCTTCTTGAATCAGATATTGGCCGAAGGATTAACTACAGCCTTAAGAAAATCTGGTATCATCTCTTTTTTACCACACGCTCTTCCACCTAATGATGGAGGAATTTCTCTTGGACAAGCCTGGATTGCCGGGAATTTGTAAAGTGTACTATGTAGCTTGGACGCAGTGCAGCGAACCGGGTGTTAATAATCATTCATGTCTTAACCAGGGTTATATTGCACTACACCCTGGGCATGGAAAAAGGGATAGTTTATGTGTTTGGCATTACCTGCGCAAATTACTCAAATTCTTGATGATGCTCGAGCGATAGTAAACGTAGGGGGCATCACTAAAGAAATTTCTACAGCTTTACTGGAAGAGGTCGCTCCTGGGGATTATGTAATTATTCATGTTGGCTATGCATTAACACGGCTTGACGAGTATGAAGCCCAGAAGACCTTAAGTTTATTTGCTCAAATGGCGCAGGAAATGTCCGTATGAAATATATCGAAGACTTCAGGAATGCTGATTATGCAAAAGCACTTGCTAGAAAAATTGCTGCACAAGTGATACCGAATCGATATTATCAATTCATGGAGTTTTGTGGGGGGCATACCCATGCAATCCATCGTTATGGAATTCCAAGTTTGTTACCCAAGAACGTGGAAATGATCCATGGTCCCGGATGCCCGGTATGTATTTTACCTATTTCCATCACCGATAAAGCCCTGGCTTTGGCCTCATTACCCAATGTGATTCTTTGCAGTTATGCAGACATGCTGCGTGTCCCGGGTAGCGGACAAAAAAATTTATTACATGCCAAGGCAACCGGGGCAGATGTGCGAATGATTTATTCAGCAAGTGATGCGTTGAAAATTGCACAGGAAAACCCGCAAAAAGAAGTCGTATTTTTTGCCATTGGTTTTGAAACTACAACCCCGCCCACAGCAGTAATAATTCATCAAGCAAGGAAATTGAAGCTCCATAATTTCAGCGTTTTTTGCAATCATGTTTTAACACCAGTTCCAATGAATTATTTGCTGCAAACTAATGAAGTTAAACTTGATGGATTTATTGGCCCTGCCCACGTCAGCATCGTCATTGGCAGCCAACCCTATGAAGCAGTATGCAAAAAATACAAAAAGCCTATTGTAATTTCTGGCTTCGAGCCTTTGGACTTGTTGCATTCTATTTTAATGTTAATTCAGCAAATTAATGAAAATCGATGTGAGGTAAAAATTCAATATACCCGTGCAGTTACCCACTCTGGAAGCTTACTGTCACAACAAATAATGGATGAAGTATTTGAAATTAGGGATCGGTTTGAATGGCGCGGTTTAGGCTTTATCCCCCTAAGTGCGTTAAAGATCCGGGAAGAATATGCTGAATTCGATGCAGAGAAACGTTTTAATCTCCCGGATTTCGTTTCCCAGGAGCACAAACAATGTATTTGTGGTGAAGTACTTCGTGGTGTAAAAAAACCAATGGAATGTAAATTGTTTGAGAAAGTATGTTCGCCGGAGAACCCTCTGGGATCCTGCATGGTGTCTTCTGAAGGTGCATGTGCTGCGGTATATGCTTATGGACGGGTAAATCGATGATTGAAGCAACAATAACCAATAAAAGAAAGTCGCCAAAACTTAATATTCGGGAAGGAATCATAAATCTGGCTCATGGCAGCGGTGGAAGAGCTATGGCCCAATTGATCGAACAAATGTTCTTAACTGCATTTGATAATCAATGGCTGGCTGAGAGAAATGACCAGGCTCTCTTTTCCGTATCTGCCGGCCGAATGGTCATGACTACAGATGCCCATGTTATATCCCCCCTGTTCTTTCCGGGCGGGAATATTGGCTCCCTGGCTGTTCATGGAACAGTAAATGACATTGTGATGTCAGGCGCCAAACCCTTGTATTTATCTGCCAGCTTTATCCTGGAAGAAGGGTTTCCCTTGGCCGACTTGCAAAAAATCGTCGAGTCTATGGCTGCCGCGGCACAACAAGCGAATATTGCTATTATTTCTGGTGATACCAAAGTAGTCGAACGCGGAAAAGGAGATGGCATCTTTATTACCACTACAGGGCTCGGGGTAGTTCCTGAAGGAGTCCATATTTCCGGAAATAGAGCAAAACCCGGTGACCAGGTGCTGGTTAGCGGATCTATGGGCGATCATGGCGTTGCAATTATGGCGCATCGGAATAACTTGCAATTTCAAACCAAAATTCAATCTGATACTGCCTCCCTACATGATTTGGTCTCTTACATGATTGCGGCCGTACCTGACATTCACTGTATGCGCGATCCTACCCGCGGGGGTTTGGCAACCACATTAAATGAATTTGCACTGCAATCCAATGTGGGTTTTATTATTGATGAAAATAAAATACCCATTCGTACCGAAGTAGCCGGAGCATGTGAGTTATTAGGGCTTGATGCCTTATATGTGGCTAATGAAGGAAAATTGGTTGCCATTTGCGCCCTTGATGATGCAGATACCTTATTAGCGGCAATGCGATCACATCCCTTAGGAATGCATGCAGAAATTATTGGTGAAGTAGTTGAGGATCCACATCATTTTGTGCAACTTAAAACAAAACTTGGAGGCATGAGAATTGTCGATTGGTTAACGGGCGAACAATTACCACGAATTTGTTAATGTGAATTAATGCTGTCAGCTGCGGTGTGCCATCGGTAAGTTAAGCATTTCCAGGTTCCACTGCGCTGCCCAAACCCCAAAGCAAACAAATATCCAGGGTTAAGGAATTATATGACCGTGAATAAAATAAGCTATTTCATGCCTTATTCTAAATTACAAGAGTTGCTGTATATCCTCAATAATGCGGGGTACTCTTGTATTGGCCCTCAAGTACGAGATGGCGCCATTATATATGATGTGCTAAAACACACAGATCAACTACCCTGGGGGATCCGCGATCACCAAACCCCGGGAGGTTATCAATTAGAACAAATAAAAGAACATAAGGCTTTTGCCTTTGCGAACGGGCCGCAAGCAATCAAACCCTTGCTATTCAAACCCCAGGAGACCGTCTGGAAAGTAAAACGGGACCCGGAGGGCAAGTTAATATTTCAACCTCATCAAGATAAAGAACAACCTATTGCAATAATTGGTGCGCGTTCTTGCGATTTGGCAGCAATGAGCATTCAAGATAAAGTGTTCCTTGAGGGCCCACATCCGGATCCGCGTTATAAAAAACGCCGTGAGCAGTTATTTGTGGTTGCGGTCAATTGCTCCTATTCTTCCAATAATTGCTTTTGCGTTTCAGCGGGTACAGGACCTGAGGTAAAAAACCCTTTCGATATTCTTATGACTGAAATTGATGAGGGTTTTGTGATGCATATTGGCAGCAAAAAGGGGCAAACAATACTTGCCGCCCTGGATCTATCCAAAGCAAAAGCAATCCAATGTAAAAAAGCCGATAAAACCATACACCAAGCAGCAGCAATGCAAACGAAAAGAATTCCTTTGGAAAA
It includes:
- a CDS encoding 4Fe-4S dicluster domain-containing protein; protein product: MTVNKISYFMPYSKLQELLYILNNAGYSCIGPQVRDGAIIYDVLKHTDQLPWGIRDHQTPGGYQLEQIKEHKAFAFANGPQAIKPLLFKPQETVWKVKRDPEGKLIFQPHQDKEQPIAIIGARSCDLAAMSIQDKVFLEGPHPDPRYKKRREQLFVVAVNCSYSSNNCFCVSAGTGPEVKNPFDILMTEIDEGFVMHIGSKKGQTILAALDLSKAKAIQCKKADKTIHQAAAMQTKRIPLENKRELRDLLFANLNHPRWEDVAQRCLSCGNCTSVCPTCFCHSEVENPGLDGQSSEHQREWDSCFTAGHSYLSGKVIRDDTRKRYRQWLTHKVGSWFDQFNTSGCVGCGRCVTWCPVGIDITEELAAISGESNVRINENE